A stretch of DNA from candidate division TA06 bacterium:
CGGATATCTTCAACTGTATAGTTCACCTTCGCCACGGGCGAAAAGAGCGCATCCATATTGACTACTCCTATTGCCCGGTGCCTATCCTTCAGTTGCTCGGCGGGTACATAGCCTCTCCCCGTTTCAATGCTCAGTTCCATATCCAGCTTGGACCCGTCAGCGAGGGTGGCTATATGCAGATCTGGGTTCATTATCTCAACCGCGGGATCTTTCTTAATATCTTTCGCCTTCACAACCTTTTTGCTGGCGATCTTAAGGTAAAGCGTTTTACTGGTGTCCTCAGTCATCTTTACCCTGAGCTTCTTGATGCTCAAGATTATGTCTGTAACGTCCTCCAGAACACCTGGAATCTTGGTGAACTCGTGAAGGACACCCTCTATCTTCACAGCAGTCACGGCAGCGCCTTGAATGGAAGAGAGTAATACCCTCCTCAGACCATTTCCAATGGTAAGACCGAAGCCCCTCTCAAGAGGTGCAATAATGAATCTACCATAATCTTCAGTCAGCGTTTTCTCTTCCGCCTCTACCTTCTTGGGCATCTGCAAAGGTTTTAGCTTCATACTTAGATGCCTCCCCTTGGAAGACCAAAGCCACGTCCAGCTTCAGGCCGGTTACTTCGAGTAAAGCTCGATAATCAGTTCTTCCTTAATGGGAAGAGGTATCTCTTCCCTCTTGGGCATTTCAACTATGAGCCCTTTCATGCCCTTTCTATCCAGAGACAACCACGCGGGCATACCCTTCTCACTCTTCTTTTCAAGACAAGGTTTTATTATGGCATTCAGACCCTTGGATCGAGTCTTTAACGAGATGTCATCACCCTTTTCCACTAGATAGGAAGGAATATCCACTATCCTGTTGTTGACCTGGAAATGTCTGTGTCTGACCAGCTGTCTTGCCGCAGGCCGGGATGGTGCAAAACCGAGCCTGTACACAACATTGTCAAGCCTCCGTTCCAGGTACTGGAGAAGAAGATCTCCTGTAACCCCTTTCCTTTTTGCAGCGTGCTCATAGTATCGATGAAACTGCCTCTCTCGAATGCCGTATATTCTCCTTGCCTTCTGTTTCTCCCTGAGCTGAAGGCCATATCCAGAGACCTTCCTTCGCATTCTCTTTTTTTTCTCCCCAGGCGGGTATTGTCTCTTCTCCAGTGCACACTTGTCACTGGAGCACTTGTCACCCTTCAGTAGAAGCTTCACTCCCTCCCTTCTACAAAGTCGACAAACAGGTCCTCGATAAGCTCCCATTTAACCTCCAATCCAAGATTCTAGAAATTAGGAAAATGAGAAATTAAGAAATTCAAACCACAGGCCTCACTGCTCACAACATCCAGATACGCCTCTGGATTGCCTCGTCGCCCTAAAGGGCTCCCCCTCGACTGGCACTGGGGACTGAATATGCCTCGCTCCATCTTGCGATGGATCGGGCCTATTAAGCTCGCAATGACACAGAGAGGCATGTTCTTCCATTCATGTTTCGCGTTTTTCAATTTCTCAATTTCCAGTCCGTCTTGAGGTTTTCAGTTTCTCAATTTCCAGTCTTTGGTTACACACGTCTTCGTTTCGGTGGCCGGCAGCCATTGTGCGGTATAGGTGTCACGTCCTTAATGGCTGTGATGGTCAGACCTGCTGCCTGGAGAGACCTTATTGCCGCCTCCCTCCCGGATCCCGGGCCCTTCACCCAGACCTCAACCTTTCTCATGCCCAGGCTCAACACCTCCTTTGCACATTTCTCTGCTGCAAGTTGTGCTGCGAATGGTGTAGATTTTCTCGAGCCCTTGAACCCTATAGAGCCAGCGCTCGCCCAAGCGACCGTATCTCCTTTACTACCCGTGATTGTTATGATGGTGTTACTGAAAGTCGCGCAGATGTGCGCCACACCAAGCGGGTCTACCTGTTTCGCTTTTTTCTTCTCTCTTCTCGGACTGCTCTGAGGCATCGTCTATCCTTTCTTTCCAAGCCTGACCTTCTTCTTGACCATTCCGGAAGTCTTCTTTGGTCCCTTTCTTGTTCTCGCATTGGTCCTCGTTCTCTGGCCTCTTACTGGAAGCCCCCTTCTGTGCCGCATACCTCTGTAGCATCCAATATCCAGCAGCCTCCTGATATGCCGGCTTACCTCTGCTCTTAGAGCCCCTTCAACCTTGTAGCTAGACTCTATCTCTGTTCTGAGCTTGGTGACCTCTTCCTCCGTCAGGTCTTTCACCCTTCTGTCGGGATCCACTTTGGTCACATTCAGTATCTTCTGTGAAGAACTCGGGCCGATACCATAGATGTAGGTGAGACCCACCTCAATCCTCTTGTCTCTTGGTAGGTCAACTCCAGCGATTCTTGCCAAATCCGTCCTCCTCTTTGGTTAGCAATCTCTCACACAGAGATAGTGGATTCTATTCCCTTTATCCCTGTCTCTGCTTATGGCGCGGGTTCTTGCATATGACACGTACGACACCCTTGCGCCTGATGATTTTGCAGTGGTCACAGATTTTCTTTACTGATGCACGAACTTTCATCATGAAGCTCCCATTCTTACAATTATTCCCCTACTACTTAAATCTATATACTATCCGCCCTCGGGTCAAATCATACGGCGACAGCTCGACCGTCACTCTGTCGCCCGGTAGAATCCTTATGAAATGCATCCTCATCTTTCCGCTTATATGAGCAAGGACCTTATGGCCCTTGTCGAGCTCTACCCTGAACATTGCATTTGGCAGAGCTTCGATGACAGTCCCTTCTATCTGGATACCTTTCTTCTTGGCCATCAGGCTAACCTTCTGATAACTGATTTCACCTTTTCATAAACTTCACCGACGGTCCCATCAGCATCTATTTCACACAAGAGACCCGCTTTCGCATAATATTCCTTGACTGGTTTTGTTTGCCTCCTGTAGACCCTTAGCCTTTCTCTGATTGTCTCCTCTCTGTCATCATCCCTCAGTACCAGAGCTCCCCCGCAAGAGTCGCAGATACCATCCTTGCG
This window harbors:
- a CDS encoding DNA-directed RNA polymerase subunit alpha, with protein sequence MKLKPLQMPKKVEAEEKTLTEDYGRFIIAPLERGFGLTIGNGLRRVLLSSIQGAAVTAVKIEGVLHEFTKIPGVLEDVTDIILSIKKLRVKMTEDTSKTLYLKIASKKVVKAKDIKKDPAVEIMNPDLHIATLADGSKLDMELSIETGRGYVPAEQLKDRHRAIGVVNMDALFSPVAKVNYTVEDIRVGQRTDYDKLILEIWTDRTISPSDALAHAAKIIKDHMLLFMTFEEEPEVLVEEVDEETESLRKLLETNVEELELSVRSGNCLKAAKIKTLADLVQKTESEMLKYRNFGKKSLAELAKVLEGYSLHFGMDVSKVLAKDKDEEEKDSDEAS
- the infA gene encoding translation initiation factor IF-1, encoding MAKKKGIQIEGTVIEALPNAMFRVELDKGHKVLAHISGKMRMHFIRILPGDRVTVELSPYDLTRGRIVYRFK
- the rpsD gene encoding 30S ribosomal protein S4, whose product is MGAYRGPVCRLCRREGVKLLLKGDKCSSDKCALEKRQYPPGEKKKRMRRKVSGYGLQLREKQKARRIYGIRERQFHRYYEHAAKRKGVTGDLLLQYLERRLDNVVYRLGFAPSRPAARQLVRHRHFQVNNRIVDIPSYLVEKGDDISLKTRSKGLNAIIKPCLEKKSEKGMPAWLSLDRKGMKGLIVEMPKREEIPLPIKEELIIELYSK
- the rpmJ gene encoding 50S ribosomal protein L36 codes for the protein MKVRASVKKICDHCKIIRRKGVVRVICKNPRHKQRQG
- the rpsM gene encoding 30S ribosomal protein S13; the encoded protein is MARIAGVDLPRDKRIEVGLTYIYGIGPSSSQKILNVTKVDPDRRVKDLTEEEVTKLRTEIESSYKVEGALRAEVSRHIRRLLDIGCYRGMRHRRGLPVRGQRTRTNARTRKGPKKTSGMVKKKVRLGKKG
- the rpsK gene encoding 30S ribosomal protein S11 gives rise to the protein MPQSSPRREKKKAKQVDPLGVAHICATFSNTIITITGSKGDTVAWASAGSIGFKGSRKSTPFAAQLAAEKCAKEVLSLGMRKVEVWVKGPGSGREAAIRSLQAAGLTITAIKDVTPIPHNGCRPPKRRRV